One genomic window of Providencia hangzhouensis includes the following:
- a CDS encoding GNAT family N-acetyltransferase gives MNVEIKPATCDDAALILDMIIELADYEKARHEVKATVADIENSLFGANSSTEALICYVDGQPAGYAVFFTSYSTWLGNNGIYLEDLYVSPDFRGAGAGKKLLKHIAVLAVERKCQRLEWSVLDWNQPAIDFYKSIGAEPQDEWVRYRMDENVIAAFAS, from the coding sequence ATGAACGTAGAAATAAAACCCGCAACATGTGATGACGCTGCTTTGATATTAGATATGATCATTGAATTGGCAGATTATGAAAAAGCACGTCACGAAGTTAAAGCCACGGTAGCTGATATTGAAAATTCCTTATTTGGAGCGAATTCAAGCACAGAAGCCTTAATCTGTTATGTGGATGGCCAGCCAGCAGGGTATGCCGTATTTTTTACGAGTTATTCAACATGGTTAGGGAATAATGGTATTTATTTAGAAGATTTGTATGTCTCCCCAGATTTTCGTGGCGCGGGTGCAGGAAAGAAGTTACTCAAGCATATTGCAGTGTTAGCCGTAGAACGAAAGTGCCAACGGCTGGAATGGAGTGTTTTAGATTGGAACCAGCCAGCAATTGATTTTTATAAAAGTATTGGCGCAGAACCGCAAGATGAATGGGTTCGTTACCGAATGGATGAAAACGTGATTGCTGCATTCGCAAGCTAA
- a CDS encoding ABC-F family ATP-binding cassette domain-containing protein yields the protein MSTLLTVKSLNYDTSTSTLLSDISFTIQQGDRIGLIGHNGSGKSTLLKLITQQLFPNSGSITYANHCVTAYIEQHLPDEIACLTLIDALVQKLPEQDKVTERWRAEVLLSELGFTPEQWEQKANAISGGQHTRLLLGRALIEQPDLLLLDEPSNHLDLPTLIWLGNFLQSWKGSFVLVSHDQSLLDKVSNCTWILRDKSLHFYRLPCSAARQALSEKDITDARRNQAEQKEIDRIASSAKRLAIWGHVYDNEALSRKAKQMEKHIDRLKDAQTELTEGYQWKLALNGKAIPADRVLELENTVVSTPNGNQLFKTAFHQVKSGDRIAIMGANGCGKSTLLRLLWQHYQQDLRYSSQLKFHPAIRAGYYDQQLEQLNDNDSLLDALRHFSPLTDEQRKMALIGAGFAYNRHQQKVATLSGGERARLLFIGLSLAQYELILLDEPTNHLDLEGKEALCEQISLFSGVLLVVSHDKWLIENSCQRFWFIDDNRLEEYLNADDIYHKIEQQSQQVLTSTLGENAPSKSTIEILSKEATHEDELLETLLILEQKLLADQKRKLNHQKPQLQQQWINEIAQIHAKLGL from the coding sequence ATGAGCACTTTATTAACTGTAAAATCATTAAATTACGATACTTCAACCTCTACCTTATTAAGCGATATTTCTTTTACCATCCAACAAGGTGACCGCATTGGTTTAATTGGCCATAACGGGAGTGGAAAAAGTACATTATTGAAGCTAATAACCCAACAACTGTTTCCTAATAGTGGCAGTATTACCTATGCAAATCATTGTGTTACTGCTTATATTGAACAACATTTACCCGATGAAATCGCTTGTTTGACTCTGATTGATGCGCTTGTTCAAAAACTCCCTGAACAAGATAAAGTCACTGAGCGCTGGCGGGCTGAAGTTTTATTATCAGAATTAGGTTTTACACCTGAACAATGGGAACAAAAAGCGAATGCCATCAGTGGAGGACAACATACACGTTTGCTGCTGGGGCGTGCTTTAATTGAACAACCCGATTTACTGTTACTCGATGAACCTAGTAATCATTTAGATTTGCCCACACTGATTTGGTTAGGTAATTTCTTACAGTCATGGAAAGGGAGTTTTGTGCTAGTTTCCCATGACCAATCGTTATTAGATAAAGTCAGTAACTGTACTTGGATTTTACGAGATAAATCATTACATTTTTATCGGTTACCTTGCAGTGCAGCACGGCAAGCATTAAGTGAAAAAGACATCACTGATGCACGTCGTAATCAAGCCGAGCAAAAAGAAATTGACCGTATTGCATCAAGTGCCAAGCGCTTAGCGATTTGGGGGCATGTGTATGACAATGAAGCCTTATCACGCAAAGCTAAACAGATGGAAAAACATATTGACCGTCTTAAAGATGCCCAAACTGAGCTAACTGAAGGCTATCAATGGAAGCTTGCTTTAAATGGCAAAGCTATTCCTGCAGATAGAGTTTTAGAGTTGGAAAACACCGTTGTTTCAACACCGAATGGAAATCAGTTATTTAAAACGGCATTTCATCAAGTGAAAAGTGGTGATCGTATCGCTATCATGGGAGCCAATGGCTGTGGTAAATCAACACTATTACGTCTACTTTGGCAACATTATCAACAAGATTTACGCTATAGCTCACAATTGAAGTTTCATCCAGCAATTCGTGCTGGTTATTATGACCAACAATTAGAGCAGTTAAATGATAATGATAGCCTATTAGATGCACTACGTCATTTTTCACCTTTAACCGATGAACAACGAAAAATGGCATTGATTGGAGCGGGTTTTGCCTATAATCGTCACCAACAGAAAGTGGCAACACTGAGCGGTGGTGAACGCGCTAGATTATTGTTTATTGGTTTAAGTTTAGCTCAGTATGAGTTGATTTTGTTAGACGAACCTACCAATCACCTTGATCTAGAAGGTAAGGAAGCGCTTTGTGAGCAAATTAGCTTATTTTCTGGGGTATTATTGGTTGTAAGCCATGATAAATGGCTCATTGAAAATAGCTGCCAACGCTTCTGGTTTATCGATGATAATCGGCTAGAGGAATACCTTAATGCTGATGATATTTATCATAAAATCGAGCAGCAATCCCAGCAAGTGTTAACGTCTACGCTTGGGGAAAATGCCCCTTCTAAATCAACGATTGAAATTCTCAGTAAGGAAGCTACTCATGAAGATGAGTTGTTAGAAACATTGCTGATATTGGAGCAAAAGCTACTTGCGGATCAAAAACGCAAATTAAACCACCAAAAACCGCAATTACAGCAGCAGTGGATCAACGAAATAGCCCAAATACACGCTAAATTGGGCTTGTAA
- a CDS encoding DEAD/DEAH box helicase, with protein MAKTNDIIQAKERLYMKETSKIPQSNAPVSSENEPSVKANKDVKFKEVVCPNVPTSYFKRAKKQKIK; from the coding sequence ATGGCTAAAACGAATGATATTATACAAGCAAAAGAGCGTTTATATATGAAAGAGACAAGCAAAATACCACAGAGCAACGCCCCGGTTTCATCTGAAAATGAACCGTCTGTGAAGGCGAATAAAGACGTTAAATTTAAAGAGGTTGTATGCCCTAATGTGCCAACTTCATATTTTAAGCGAGCAAAGAAACAAAAAATAAAATAA
- a CDS encoding PadR family transcriptional regulator, with protein sequence MANEQQLEPCLCNGKSVSRMFNPKQLRIYILHLLTGGINYGYELIKKIAEETAGFYCPSPGVIYPTLTLLEELGFISAGKDNGKGRKCYVITPEGRCFLLLKAEILAEVQLKLKYAQELKAGNQFANEIECAVDKFKSLLRHQIVIQQLTKEETTRVVEIINRAVERIEQVNAVLVAEGKSNG encoded by the coding sequence ATGGCAAATGAACAACAACTCGAGCCGTGTTTGTGCAACGGTAAAAGTGTCAGTCGTATGTTTAACCCTAAACAGTTAAGGATTTATATCCTACATTTACTGACAGGGGGAATTAATTACGGTTATGAGCTAATAAAAAAAATTGCAGAAGAAACGGCAGGTTTTTATTGCCCAAGCCCAGGTGTGATATATCCAACTCTGACGTTATTAGAGGAGTTAGGGTTTATTTCGGCGGGTAAAGATAATGGAAAAGGGCGTAAGTGTTATGTCATAACGCCAGAAGGTCGCTGTTTTTTATTACTCAAAGCTGAAATATTGGCAGAAGTTCAACTAAAATTAAAATATGCTCAGGAATTAAAAGCAGGTAATCAATTCGCTAATGAAATTGAATGCGCTGTAGATAAATTTAAGTCATTGTTGAGACACCAAATCGTGATACAACAGTTGACGAAAGAAGAGACAACAAGAGTCGTTGAGATCATTAACCGAGCAGTGGAACGTATTGAGCAAGTCAATGCAGTGTTAGTGGCAGAGGGAAAATCAAATGGCTAA
- the tyrP gene encoding tyrosine transporter TyrP produces MKNRTLGSVFIVAGTTIGAGMLAMPIAAAGNGFLVSLAMLLVLWALMCYTALLLVEVYQHESHETGIGSVAQRYLGSSGKFITGFSMMFLMYALTAAYVSGAGEIITSNLKSSFAIEMADWMGIVVFTVIGGGVVCFGTSSVDFINRILFAAKIVFLVIILALMMPHVEQQNLLAAPTEKVLILSAIPVFFTSFGFHGSVPSIVKYMGGDVKKLRVIFIIGSAIPLIAYILWQIATLGSIGTTTFVGILAENAGLNGLLDAIKDVAQSGKTELIAQMFMSLALATSFLGVALGLFDFLADLFKRQDNASGRLQTGLLTFGPPLVFALFYPKGFVMALGYAAIALSILALLLPSAMAFKSRTLNQRKYQVLGGGLGLSLVFICGIIVIGVQLGIVFNILPNIG; encoded by the coding sequence ATGAAAAATCGCACACTTGGTAGTGTATTTATTGTTGCAGGTACTACGATTGGCGCAGGTATGTTAGCCATGCCTATCGCTGCCGCGGGTAATGGTTTCTTAGTGAGCCTCGCTATGTTATTAGTGTTGTGGGCATTGATGTGCTACACGGCGTTACTTTTGGTCGAAGTTTATCAACATGAATCTCACGAAACTGGGATCGGTAGTGTTGCACAACGGTACTTAGGCTCTAGTGGCAAATTTATTACGGGTTTTAGTATGATGTTCCTGATGTATGCATTGACAGCAGCTTATGTCAGTGGAGCAGGGGAAATCATTACATCAAATTTGAAAAGTAGTTTTGCTATTGAAATGGCAGATTGGATGGGAATTGTTGTATTTACCGTCATTGGTGGGGGAGTTGTATGTTTCGGGACTTCATCCGTAGATTTTATCAACCGTATTTTATTTGCTGCAAAAATTGTTTTCTTAGTCATTATATTGGCATTAATGATGCCGCATGTTGAGCAACAAAATTTATTAGCTGCCCCAACTGAAAAAGTACTTATTTTATCTGCTATACCGGTGTTTTTTACCTCCTTTGGTTTTCATGGTAGCGTCCCAAGTATCGTTAAATACATGGGGGGAGATGTCAAAAAATTGCGGGTTATTTTTATTATCGGAAGTGCTATCCCGTTGATTGCTTATATTTTATGGCAAATCGCAACATTAGGGAGTATTGGTACAACCACATTTGTTGGTATTTTGGCGGAAAACGCAGGGCTTAATGGATTATTAGATGCAATTAAAGATGTGGCTCAATCAGGAAAAACAGAGTTAATTGCACAAATGTTTATGAGTTTGGCGCTTGCGACATCTTTCCTTGGTGTTGCTTTGGGGTTATTTGACTTTCTAGCGGATTTATTTAAACGTCAAGATAATGCGTCAGGGCGTCTACAAACAGGTTTGCTCACCTTTGGACCACCACTAGTTTTTGCTTTATTTTATCCTAAAGGGTTTGTGATGGCGTTAGGGTATGCCGCAATCGCACTTTCAATACTGGCTTTATTATTACCTAGTGCTATGGCATTTAAATCAAGAACATTAAACCAACGGAAATATCAAGTGTTAGGCGGTGGATTAGGTCTTTCATTAGTATTTATTTGTGGAATTATAGTCATTGGTGTTCAGCTAGGGATTGTTTTCAACATATTACCTAATATTGGGTAA
- a CDS encoding pyridoxal phosphate-dependent decarboxylase family protein yields MNNFKNSKINVDALFLGPKSENAVFFKEMMEYSVSEHMHWRSSYHPEDPDLISTVDRYAPEYRDTLYRTEGILNQLSSKLKTTSVPWFSPRYMGHMNADTLMISNLAYVMAMMYNPNNCAQESSPTTTVLEIEAGLDLCAMFGYDVQHAWGHITSGGTVANYEGLWVARNIKTLPLAIMQHPKSQYLLKDKTEKELLNLSVSAVLDLIDELKKQQIFEEIRYLTCRGVGIEQGKLGKLLVPQSKHYSWMKAMDILGLGQQNIVQLPVDASYRTDVRKMRETVFTLIEQGEPILAVVAVVGTTETGAIDNVREVIELRRECEQRFGVSFYVHIDAAYAGYACAMFRDEENQFMEYENLLQCYHSEGLFPENMVWPKRDVYESFKALSQADSITVDPHKVGFIPYAAGAICMKDKRIVDLVSYHAAYVFEEVQEKQRKTEKTQNVLLGSSIMEGSKAGATAAAVWAAHRLVPLNVLGYGKVIAAGVITANWMIDKINQCEPFIIEERQFSIIAMPTPDFHMINFMFREIGNTSLEKQNQLNKRLYELCSYAAGRSYSNDFLTSSTSLTYEEYGDNPLNLCRDAQFSDSEWHKVRSIYVLRAAVMTHCLRDRAHFETYWAELKNIFEDKLQQLINEENKLNHSNYKINI; encoded by the coding sequence ATAAATAATTTTAAAAATTCAAAAATAAATGTAGATGCATTATTTTTAGGTCCTAAATCTGAAAATGCTGTCTTTTTCAAAGAAATGATGGAGTATTCAGTTAGTGAACATATGCATTGGCGTTCCAGCTATCATCCTGAAGATCCTGATCTTATCTCTACTGTTGACCGTTATGCTCCCGAGTACCGAGATACGCTTTATCGTACTGAAGGCATTCTTAATCAACTCTCTTCAAAATTAAAAACAACATCGGTTCCATGGTTCTCCCCCCGTTATATGGGGCATATGAATGCAGATACACTGATGATTTCTAATTTGGCTTATGTCATGGCGATGATGTACAACCCCAATAATTGTGCACAAGAATCTTCACCAACGACAACAGTTTTAGAAATAGAAGCCGGGTTAGATTTATGTGCCATGTTTGGTTATGACGTACAACATGCTTGGGGACATATTACATCTGGTGGAACGGTTGCTAACTACGAAGGATTATGGGTAGCTAGAAATATTAAAACGTTACCGTTAGCGATTATGCAGCATCCAAAATCCCAATACTTGCTAAAGGATAAAACTGAAAAGGAGTTACTCAATCTCTCAGTTTCCGCGGTTCTAGATTTAATTGACGAGTTAAAGAAACAACAAATTTTTGAGGAAATTCGTTATTTAACCTGCCGTGGTGTTGGAATAGAACAAGGAAAACTCGGTAAGTTATTGGTACCGCAGTCTAAACACTATTCATGGATGAAAGCGATGGATATTCTTGGTTTAGGCCAACAGAATATTGTGCAATTACCCGTTGATGCAAGTTATCGAACAGATGTGCGTAAAATGCGTGAAACGGTATTTACATTAATTGAGCAAGGGGAGCCAATTTTAGCGGTAGTTGCCGTTGTTGGTACCACAGAAACTGGCGCAATAGACAATGTCAGAGAAGTTATTGAGCTACGACGTGAATGCGAGCAACGTTTTGGGGTTTCTTTTTATGTGCATATCGATGCTGCTTACGCGGGATACGCTTGTGCGATGTTTCGCGATGAAGAAAACCAATTTATGGAGTATGAGAATTTACTCCAATGCTATCATAGTGAAGGGCTTTTTCCTGAAAATATGGTGTGGCCAAAACGTGATGTTTATGAAAGCTTTAAAGCATTAAGCCAAGCGGACTCGATTACCGTTGACCCTCATAAGGTGGGGTTTATTCCTTATGCGGCAGGTGCAATTTGTATGAAAGATAAGCGGATTGTGGATTTAGTTTCTTACCATGCCGCTTATGTATTTGAAGAAGTTCAAGAAAAGCAGCGTAAAACAGAAAAAACACAAAATGTATTATTGGGCTCATCTATTATGGAAGGGTCAAAAGCGGGCGCAACCGCAGCAGCGGTATGGGCTGCACATCGCTTAGTTCCGTTAAATGTTTTAGGGTATGGAAAAGTGATTGCGGCTGGGGTCATCACTGCCAATTGGATGATTGATAAAATTAATCAATGTGAGCCTTTTATTATTGAGGAACGTCAATTTTCAATTATAGCGATGCCAACGCCTGATTTTCACATGATTAACTTTATGTTTCGTGAAATTGGCAACACCTCTTTAGAAAAACAAAATCAATTAAATAAACGGTTATATGAATTATGCTCTTATGCGGCAGGCCGGAGTTATTCTAATGATTTTCTCACCTCATCAACCTCGCTAACTTATGAAGAATATGGCGATAACCCATTGAATCTATGTCGAGATGCACAATTCTCTGATAGTGAATGGCATAAAGTACGGTCGATTTATGTGCTACGGGCGGCAGTCATGACACATTGCCTGCGTGATAGGGCACATTTTGAAACCTATTGGGCAGAGTTAAAAAATATTTTTGAAGACAAATTACAACAACTCATTAATGAAGAAAATAAGTTAAATCACTCTAATTATAAAATTAATATTTAA
- a CDS encoding NAD(P)H-quinone oxidoreductase, whose amino-acid sequence MALIQQSLPTSMTVVDIIEPGGPEKLRLIDIPLPRISAGYLLVKVEAAGVNRPDIFQRKGSYPPPADASPIMGLEIAGTIVAKADDVEEWQLGDKVCGLVAGGGYAEYCLVHKNIALPLGNLSFIEGAAIPENFFTVWANVFQIGKLKKDETVLIHGGTSGIGSVAIMLAKAFGATVITTVGSEDKVQVAKSLGANCVINYRNDDFVEATLNYTSSRGVDMVVDIIGGDYVAKNYQVAAKFGRIIQIGMMKGNPKELNMMPLMVKRLTHTGSTMRSRTIEEKAVIAQELKKQVWGLLQNGEIKPIINKTYHLSQVRSAHEYMESGDLVGKIVLLNS is encoded by the coding sequence ATGGCACTTATCCAACAGTCTTTACCCACCTCGATGACAGTTGTAGACATTATAGAACCTGGTGGACCAGAAAAGCTGCGATTAATTGATATACCGTTACCTAGAATTTCTGCAGGGTATTTGCTCGTTAAGGTGGAAGCTGCGGGGGTTAATCGCCCTGATATTTTTCAGCGTAAGGGGTCTTATCCTCCACCGGCAGATGCTTCTCCGATTATGGGGCTTGAAATTGCAGGAACTATAGTTGCCAAGGCGGATGATGTAGAGGAATGGCAGCTCGGAGACAAAGTTTGTGGACTGGTTGCCGGGGGAGGTTATGCAGAATATTGTTTAGTGCATAAAAACATAGCCTTACCGTTAGGGAATTTATCTTTTATCGAGGGTGCAGCGATACCTGAAAACTTTTTCACTGTTTGGGCAAATGTTTTTCAAATAGGCAAACTTAAAAAAGACGAAACGGTACTTATTCACGGTGGAACATCGGGAATTGGTAGCGTGGCGATTATGTTAGCAAAAGCCTTTGGTGCAACAGTGATTACTACTGTTGGTTCAGAAGACAAAGTTCAAGTTGCAAAATCGTTAGGCGCAAATTGTGTTATTAACTACAGAAACGATGATTTTGTTGAAGCAACACTCAATTATACCTCTTCTCGAGGTGTTGATATGGTCGTAGATATTATCGGTGGTGATTATGTTGCGAAAAATTATCAAGTTGCTGCTAAATTTGGACGAATAATTCAAATTGGTATGATGAAAGGTAACCCTAAAGAGTTAAATATGATGCCTTTAATGGTAAAAAGATTAACTCATACGGGATCAACAATGCGTTCTCGAACTATTGAGGAAAAAGCAGTGATTGCCCAAGAACTAAAGAAGCAAGTCTGGGGATTGTTACAAAATGGTGAAATAAAACCTATTATTAACAAAACATATCACTTGTCTCAGGTGCGGAGTGCCCATGAATATATGGAATCAGGTGATCTTGTTGGGAAAATTGTTTTGCTAAACAGTTAA
- a CDS encoding FNR family transcription factor, with translation MIPEKRVVRRIQSGGCAIHCQDCSISQLCIPFTLNEHELDQLDNIIERKKPIQKGQALFKAGDELRSLYAIRSGTIKSYTITEEGDEQITGFHLAGDLVGFDAIIHTQHPSFAQALETSMVCEIPFETLDDLSGKMPNLRQQIMRLMSGEIKGDQEMILLLSKKNAEERLAAFILNLSHRFAERGFSPREFRLTMTRGDIGNYLGLTVETISRLLGRFQKSGMLSVKGKYITIEDMAKLTDIAGKVSAITC, from the coding sequence ATGATCCCAGAAAAAAGAGTTGTTCGTCGCATCCAGTCTGGTGGTTGTGCTATTCATTGTCAGGATTGCAGTATTAGCCAACTTTGCATTCCTTTTACGCTGAATGAACATGAACTGGATCAACTTGATAATATCATCGAACGCAAAAAACCAATTCAAAAAGGCCAAGCTTTATTTAAAGCAGGCGATGAATTGCGTTCATTATATGCCATCCGCTCAGGTACAATAAAAAGCTATACAATAACCGAAGAAGGCGATGAGCAAATTACTGGTTTTCACTTAGCAGGAGACCTTGTTGGCTTTGATGCTATCATTCATACACAGCACCCAAGTTTTGCACAAGCACTTGAAACCTCAATGGTTTGTGAAATACCTTTTGAAACCTTAGACGACTTATCAGGCAAAATGCCTAATTTACGTCAGCAAATTATGCGTTTAATGAGCGGTGAAATTAAAGGTGATCAAGAAATGATCCTTTTATTATCTAAGAAAAATGCGGAAGAGCGTTTAGCTGCATTTATTCTTAACCTCTCTCACCGCTTTGCGGAACGTGGTTTTTCACCAAGAGAATTTAGATTAACCATGACTCGTGGAGATATCGGTAATTATCTTGGCTTAACAGTTGAAACCATTAGTCGCCTTTTAGGACGTTTCCAAAAAAGTGGCATGCTAAGTGTTAAAGGTAAGTACATCACTATCGAGGATATGGCTAAACTGACTGATATCGCTGGTAAAGTTTCAGCAATTACATGCTAA
- the uspE gene encoding universal stress protein UspE, translated as MANYKNLLVAIDPNQDDQPALRRAVYIVQRNGGRIKAFLPIYDLSYDMTTLLSPEERNAMRKGVISQKAAWIKQQAHFYLEAGIDIEIKVIWHNKPYEAIIQEVINGEHDLLLKMAHQTDNFESIIFTPLDWHLLRKCPAPVWMVKDKVWPDHGSVVVAVNLSNEESYHDDLNIKLVEKTKDLATRIIKEQEIHLVSAYPVAPMNIAIELPDFDPSLYNNALRGQHLIAMKELRQKFGIDEKYTHVREGLPEKIIPDMCEELHAGVVVLGILGRTGISAAFLGNTAEHVIDKLKCDLLAIKPDGFVCPINPADDD; from the coding sequence ATGGCAAACTATAAAAACCTGCTAGTTGCAATTGACCCAAATCAGGATGATCAACCTGCATTAAGACGTGCTGTCTACATCGTGCAGCGTAATGGTGGACGGATAAAAGCGTTTTTGCCTATCTACGACCTTTCCTATGACATGACAACCTTACTTTCTCCTGAAGAACGTAATGCCATGCGCAAAGGTGTAATAAGCCAAAAAGCAGCGTGGATCAAACAACAAGCTCATTTCTATCTTGAAGCGGGCATTGATATTGAAATTAAAGTTATTTGGCATAACAAACCATATGAGGCCATTATTCAGGAAGTAATAAATGGTGAACATGACCTGTTACTGAAAATGGCGCATCAAACCGATAATTTTGAGTCGATTATTTTTACCCCACTAGACTGGCATTTACTCCGAAAATGCCCTGCTCCCGTTTGGATGGTAAAAGACAAAGTATGGCCTGATCACGGTTCAGTGGTTGTCGCCGTTAACTTATCAAATGAGGAATCTTATCACGATGACCTCAATATCAAATTGGTCGAAAAAACAAAAGATTTAGCAACTCGCATTATTAAAGAACAGGAAATCCATTTAGTGAGTGCATATCCTGTTGCTCCTATGAATATTGCCATAGAGTTACCTGATTTCGACCCGAGCCTATATAACAACGCACTACGCGGCCAACATTTAATTGCTATGAAAGAGTTGCGGCAAAAATTTGGGATTGATGAAAAATATACCCATGTCCGTGAAGGATTACCTGAAAAAATTATTCCAGATATGTGTGAAGAATTGCACGCTGGGGTTGTGGTTCTGGGTATTTTGGGCCGTACAGGCATTTCAGCGGCTTTTTTGGGGAATACCGCGGAGCATGTCATCGATAAGCTAAAATGTGATTTATTAGCGATTAAACCTGACGGTTTTGTTTGTCCTATCAACCCTGCTGATGATGATTAG
- a CDS encoding TetR/AcrR family transcriptional regulator produces the protein MNQIKRGRPKGFDQQDALAKAMLLFWRNGYVATSISDLTQELGITAPSLYCAFGDKASLFNQCIDYYLMNEACPILSIVKQAKTAKIAIELLMYESAKKLIQPNKPAGCMLITATMNGSKQIEDVQLNVQEKRKSYQEILLARMRKGIDDGDVAPDAPIEAIVDFYITVIDGFTIQACDGIDLERLNQVIFNAMQAWPILSQSSVQQ, from the coding sequence ATGAATCAAATAAAACGCGGGCGGCCTAAAGGCTTTGACCAACAAGATGCACTAGCTAAAGCCATGCTATTGTTTTGGCGAAATGGCTATGTTGCAACCTCAATTAGCGATTTAACTCAAGAGCTAGGTATCACAGCGCCTAGCCTTTACTGTGCTTTTGGTGATAAAGCATCGTTGTTTAATCAATGTATTGATTATTATTTGATGAATGAAGCTTGTCCTATTTTGTCTATTGTAAAGCAAGCCAAAACAGCGAAAATTGCAATTGAATTGCTGATGTATGAAAGCGCTAAAAAGCTAATTCAGCCAAACAAGCCTGCAGGTTGTATGCTGATTACAGCGACAATGAATGGGTCAAAGCAAATCGAAGATGTGCAATTAAACGTCCAAGAAAAACGGAAAAGTTATCAGGAAATTCTACTGGCACGTATGCGTAAAGGTATTGATGATGGTGATGTTGCTCCAGATGCGCCGATTGAAGCTATCGTTGATTTTTATATAACGGTAATTGATGGTTTTACCATACAAGCTTGTGATGGAATTGATCTTGAAAGACTTAATCAAGTCATTTTTAATGCTATGCAAGCTTGGCCGATACTTAGTCAAAGTTCAGTTCAGCAATAA
- a CDS encoding MFS transporter, which translates to MTTTHISSHNGNWLSLLSATFACFIIVTGEFLAISVLNNIAYDFQISTGTAGLTVTVTSIAGMASSLFVPIYAKNIDRRQVLLFLVALMILANAITAFASNFSLVLLGRFALGIALGGFWGVAAGLVIRLAPKNMSITTSVTIFFSAVTLVTVLGVPLGAWLSDNYGWRMPYIALVIAGAVAFLMQYFSLPSLKPSSSMQWKELLLMPSHPIARKGLIIFTLIFLAHFSAYNYFTVFFKQTAGFIEGQISALLLFFGVASVVGNILAGYVGKYNVRYNFAISALLLALAFLALSVLDFNWATSIIFVSSWGIAAGMVPATINMWMHVHVPELTEKGSALITFMFLILITIGSLVGGYVMDHFNGGVLMMSMLTISTLAFLLVFTFARGLTNCARFCFK; encoded by the coding sequence ATGACAACAACTCATATTTCTTCGCATAATGGTAACTGGCTTTCACTATTATCTGCAACTTTTGCTTGCTTCATTATTGTTACTGGTGAGTTTTTAGCCATTAGCGTGCTAAATAACATCGCTTATGATTTTCAAATATCAACAGGTACCGCAGGGCTTACAGTCACTGTCACATCTATCGCAGGTATGGCATCCTCCCTATTTGTCCCCATTTATGCAAAAAATATCGATAGACGCCAAGTTTTACTTTTCTTAGTTGCTCTCATGATATTAGCTAATGCAATTACGGCTTTCGCGTCTAATTTTAGTTTAGTTTTATTAGGTAGATTCGCATTAGGAATTGCACTAGGGGGTTTTTGGGGAGTTGCAGCAGGCTTAGTGATACGTCTAGCACCTAAAAATATGTCAATAACCACATCCGTAACAATATTCTTTTCAGCCGTCACATTAGTCACCGTGCTCGGAGTACCTCTAGGCGCTTGGTTATCTGATAATTATGGTTGGAGAATGCCTTATATTGCGCTGGTTATTGCAGGTGCTGTCGCGTTTTTAATGCAGTATTTCTCTTTACCATCATTAAAACCTTCTTCGTCTATGCAATGGAAGGAATTGTTATTGATGCCATCGCACCCTATTGCGCGTAAAGGGTTAATTATATTCACACTGATTTTTTTAGCACATTTCTCTGCGTATAATTATTTTACGGTGTTCTTTAAACAAACCGCAGGTTTTATCGAAGGACAAATTTCAGCATTATTGCTCTTTTTTGGAGTGGCCAGCGTAGTTGGCAATATACTGGCGGGTTATGTTGGAAAATATAATGTTCGTTATAATTTCGCGATTAGTGCTCTTTTATTAGCCTTAGCTTTTCTCGCATTATCTGTTTTAGATTTTAATTGGGCGACCAGTATTATATTTGTTTCTTCATGGGGGATCGCTGCGGGTATGGTTCCTGCAACAATCAATATGTGGATGCACGTTCATGTTCCAGAATTAACCGAGAAAGGTTCCGCCCTTATTACCTTTATGTTTTTAATTCTAATTACTATTGGCAGTCTAGTAGGAGGATACGTCATGGACCATTTCAATGGCGGAGTTCTCATGATGAGCATGCTGACTATATCTACACTAGCATTTTTATTAGTGTTTACCTTTGCTCGAGGGCTAACCAATTGCGCTCGATTTTGCTTCAAATGA